One Bradyrhizobium zhanjiangense DNA segment encodes these proteins:
- a CDS encoding nuclear transport factor 2 family protein, with product MAKDSKVIAANAAFYAAFSTGNFDEMERMWADDDAISCIHPGWPAIIGRATVIGSWRDILQNPERPQIACAEPQAIIDGDSARVLCIEIVDGTALAASNHFRRVGDGWRLVHHQSSPIAQIVEQAEEDSPSHRVH from the coding sequence ATGGCAAAGGACAGCAAGGTCATCGCCGCGAACGCGGCCTTCTACGCCGCCTTTTCGACCGGCAATTTCGACGAAATGGAGCGGATGTGGGCGGATGATGACGCCATTTCCTGCATCCATCCCGGCTGGCCGGCCATTATCGGGCGGGCCACCGTGATCGGAAGCTGGCGCGACATCCTGCAAAACCCGGAGCGGCCGCAGATCGCCTGCGCCGAGCCGCAGGCGATCATCGACGGCGACAGCGCGCGGGTGCTCTGCATCGAGATCGTCGACGGCACCGCCTTGGCCGCATCGAACCATTTCCGCCGCGTCGGCGACGGCTGGCGCCTGGTGCATCACCAGTCGAGCCCGATCGCGCAGATTGTCGAGCAGGCAGAAGAGGATAGCCCGAGCCACCGGGTCCACTGA
- a CDS encoding SDR family oxidoreductase — protein sequence MRLFILGFGYSARHLVRRFGGAFSHVAGTVRDPTQRHDLAGIELHPFSGRDPDRRAVERISDADVLLISIPPGSAGDPALAAFGNVLAAGRRKVVYLSTIGVYGDHGGGWVDESTPAQTVLDRTRVRLAAERAWTDTARGDVAILRLAGIYGPGRNALATLRAGTARRIIKPGQVFNRIHVDDIATAIMAAIHHQGGGTWNVCDDEPAPPQDVIAYAAQLMGVAPPPEEAFATAEMSAMARSFYASSARVSNAKLKRELGVTLACPTYRHGLDALWRAGEGR from the coding sequence ATGCGGCTCTTCATTCTTGGCTTCGGCTATAGCGCCAGGCACTTGGTCCGCAGGTTCGGCGGCGCCTTCTCGCACGTCGCCGGCACCGTGCGCGATCCCACCCAGCGGCATGATCTCGCCGGCATCGAGCTGCATCCCTTCTCCGGGCGTGATCCAGATCGCAGGGCGGTCGAACGCATCAGCGACGCCGACGTCCTTCTCATCTCGATCCCGCCCGGCAGCGCCGGCGATCCCGCGCTGGCGGCGTTCGGCAACGTGCTGGCGGCAGGTCGTCGCAAAGTCGTTTATCTCTCGACCATCGGCGTGTATGGCGATCACGGCGGCGGATGGGTCGACGAGAGCACGCCGGCACAGACGGTCCTCGACCGCACGCGCGTGCGGCTCGCCGCGGAGCGGGCCTGGACCGACACCGCACGCGGCGATGTCGCGATCCTGCGACTTGCCGGCATCTACGGTCCCGGCCGCAACGCGCTCGCGACGCTACGGGCAGGAACGGCCCGGCGCATCATCAAGCCGGGACAGGTCTTCAACCGCATCCACGTCGACGACATCGCGACCGCGATCATGGCCGCGATTCACCACCAGGGCGGCGGCACCTGGAACGTGTGCGACGACGAGCCTGCGCCGCCACAGGACGTGATCGCCTACGCCGCGCAGCTGATGGGCGTTGCACCGCCGCCGGAAGAAGCGTTCGCGACCGCCGAGATGTCGGCGATGGCCCGCAGCTTCTATGCCAGCAGCGCCCGGGTCTCCAACGCAAAACTGAAGCGCGAGCTCGGCGTCACCCTCGCCTGCCCGACCTATCGGCACGGCCTCGATGCGCTGTGGCGCGCAGGCGAAGGACGATAG
- a CDS encoding sialic acid TRAP transporter substrate-binding protein SiaP, with translation MLKKMTIAAAISAAALLAATNAGMAQTKLKWAHVYETSEPFHTASVWAAQEIGKRTNGRYQIEVYPASQLGKEADINQGLSLGSVDIIISGSSFAAKSFPPIGVTYYPYTFRDADHLLAYTKSDIFKELAKGYEDKNGHHIVAVTYYGVRQTSSNKPIKTCADMKGLKIRVPDVPAYLAMPRACGANTAPIAFAEVYLALQNGTVEAQENPLTTIEAKKFYEVQKHIVLTGHIVDHLNTVVAGALWKKLSDEDKKIFTDVAQEAAAKATGEIKQNEAKLVAFFKEKGLSVTEVDKNEFRDTVLKNVAFETFGYRKADWERIQAVK, from the coding sequence ATGTTGAAGAAGATGACGATTGCCGCGGCGATCTCCGCCGCTGCGCTGCTGGCTGCGACCAATGCGGGCATGGCGCAGACCAAGCTCAAATGGGCTCATGTCTACGAGACGTCGGAGCCGTTCCACACCGCCTCTGTCTGGGCCGCGCAGGAGATCGGCAAGCGCACCAACGGGCGCTATCAGATCGAGGTCTATCCGGCCTCCCAGCTCGGCAAGGAGGCCGACATCAACCAGGGCCTGTCGCTCGGCTCGGTCGACATTATCATCTCCGGCTCGAGCTTCGCGGCCAAGAGCTTCCCGCCGATCGGCGTGACCTATTATCCCTACACCTTCCGTGATGCCGACCATCTGCTCGCCTACACCAAGAGCGACATCTTCAAGGAGCTCGCCAAGGGCTATGAGGACAAGAACGGCCACCACATCGTCGCGGTGACCTATTACGGCGTGCGCCAGACCTCGTCGAACAAGCCGATCAAGACCTGCGCCGACATGAAGGGCTTGAAGATTCGCGTGCCCGACGTGCCGGCCTATCTGGCGATGCCGCGCGCCTGCGGCGCCAACACCGCGCCGATCGCCTTCGCCGAAGTCTATCTCGCGCTCCAGAACGGCACCGTCGAGGCGCAGGAGAATCCGCTGACCACGATCGAGGCCAAGAAGTTCTACGAGGTGCAGAAGCACATCGTGCTGACTGGCCATATCGTCGATCACCTCAACACCGTGGTCGCCGGCGCGCTGTGGAAGAAGCTCTCCGACGAGGACAAGAAGATCTTCACCGACGTGGCGCAGGAAGCCGCCGCCAAGGCCACCGGAGAGATCAAGCAGAACGAGGCCAAGCTGGTCGCCTTCTTCAAGGAGAAGGGCTTGAGCGTGACCGAGGTCGACAAGAACGAGTTCCGCGACACCGTGCTGAAGAACGTTGCGTTCGAGACCTTTGGTTATCGCAAGGCCGACTGGGAGCGGATTCAGGCGGTCAAGTAA
- a CDS encoding MarR family winged helix-turn-helix transcriptional regulator yields MNLARESIELLEQVARILWFEGTKHGLRDREWMALRFLSRANPFSRTPSALASYVGTTRGTASFIIGELERLGYLERKRSAKDKRSVMLSVTQQGKKFLVRDPVTVLVEAIAVLDDDVKIRFRDTLRHVLDQSDAAEQRHHTDICRRCIFLREDRTATDSKTTVEFSCRLFRAPIAEAEVDLLCTSFEHHRQ; encoded by the coding sequence ATGAATTTGGCTCGCGAATCGATTGAACTGTTGGAGCAGGTCGCGCGAATCCTGTGGTTCGAAGGCACCAAGCACGGGCTGCGCGACCGCGAGTGGATGGCGCTGCGCTTCCTCTCTCGCGCCAACCCGTTCTCCCGGACGCCTTCGGCGCTGGCAAGTTACGTCGGCACCACGCGCGGCACCGCCTCATTCATCATCGGCGAGCTTGAGCGGCTCGGCTATCTCGAGCGGAAGCGCTCGGCCAAGGACAAGCGCTCGGTGATGCTGAGCGTGACGCAGCAGGGCAAGAAGTTCCTGGTGCGCGACCCCGTCACCGTTCTCGTCGAGGCGATTGCCGTCCTCGACGACGACGTCAAGATCCGCTTTCGCGACACGTTGCGGCACGTGCTGGATCAGTCGGACGCAGCCGAGCAGCGGCACCACACCGACATTTGCAGGCGATGCATCTTCCTCCGAGAAGATCGCACCGCCACGGACAGCAAGACGACGGTGGAGTTCAGCTGTCGCCTGTTTCGCGCGCCGATCGCGGAGGCGGAAGTCGATCTGCTATGCACCAGCTTCGAGCATCACCGCCAATAG
- a CDS encoding HAD family hydrolase yields the protein MQAEAPAALACEAADLIRRAAALIFDVDGTLAETEELHRQAFNHAFSCHGLGWEWDRAVYKDLLRVTGGKERMRAYHAMLRIARPLADADIAELHRIKTAHYAELVETGCCPLRPGVAELLAVARERGQRLAIATTTSHGNIDALLSQALGTGWAGDFDAIVAGDDVRHKKPGPDVYLEVLARLKLNAHDCVAIEDSANGLIAASRAGIPVLITRSMFFRDDDFSDARVVLDDLSGLE from the coding sequence ATGCAGGCAGAAGCACCCGCCGCGTTAGCATGCGAGGCCGCCGACCTGATCCGGCGCGCCGCCGCGCTGATCTTCGATGTCGACGGCACGCTTGCCGAAACCGAGGAGCTGCATCGGCAGGCCTTCAATCATGCCTTCTCGTGCCACGGGCTTGGCTGGGAGTGGGACCGCGCCGTCTACAAAGACCTGCTGCGGGTGACTGGGGGCAAGGAACGCATGCGCGCCTACCACGCAATGCTACGGATCGCCCGGCCATTGGCGGACGCGGACATCGCGGAGCTTCACCGCATCAAGACCGCCCACTATGCCGAGCTGGTCGAGACCGGCTGCTGCCCATTACGGCCCGGCGTGGCGGAGCTGCTCGCCGTGGCGAGGGAGCGCGGCCAGCGGCTCGCGATCGCGACCACCACTTCTCACGGCAATATCGACGCCTTGCTCTCGCAGGCGCTGGGGACGGGCTGGGCCGGCGATTTCGACGCGATCGTTGCCGGCGATGACGTGCGGCATAAGAAGCCGGGGCCGGACGTCTATTTAGAAGTCCTGGCGCGACTGAAGCTGAATGCGCACGACTGCGTCGCGATCGAAGATTCCGCCAACGGCCTGATCGCGGCCTCACGTGCCGGCATACCGGTTCTGATCACGCGCAGCATGTTCTTCCGGGACGATGATTTCAGCGATGCGCGGGTCGTGCTGGACGATTTGTCGGGGCTTGAATGA
- a CDS encoding response regulator transcription factor: MYIIVDDRESVANSYVGGLVREGVSSIGFSSGEFWDWLQSASESDLAAVDAFLLGDCDARGSLPRAMRKRSSAPIIAMSGQKVLKNTLELFESGVDDVVHVPIHLREILARTAAIARRRVGELPRPCETRIQVFFNGRDPEIAGHALTLPRRELRILEYMVSNHGKWITKTQIFNAVYGIFESTFDESVIESHVSKLRKKLRDRLGFDAIVARRYVGYRLNIPAGETIDVPMQELDEVGILLNRAHAAPAAYSAGN; encoded by the coding sequence ATGTATATTATCGTTGATGATCGCGAGAGCGTCGCGAACAGCTACGTCGGAGGGCTCGTTCGCGAAGGTGTATCGTCGATCGGCTTCTCCTCCGGAGAATTCTGGGACTGGCTGCAATCTGCGAGTGAATCGGATCTGGCGGCGGTGGACGCCTTCCTGCTCGGGGACTGCGATGCCCGCGGAAGCCTGCCGCGGGCGATGCGCAAGCGTTCCTCGGCTCCCATCATCGCCATGAGCGGCCAGAAGGTGCTCAAGAACACGCTGGAGCTGTTCGAGTCCGGCGTCGACGACGTCGTGCACGTGCCGATCCACCTGCGCGAAATCCTCGCCCGAACGGCGGCGATCGCGCGCCGCCGGGTTGGCGAGCTGCCAAGGCCCTGCGAGACCAGGATCCAGGTCTTCTTCAACGGGCGTGACCCCGAGATCGCAGGCCACGCCCTCACCCTGCCCCGCCGCGAACTGCGCATTCTCGAATATATGGTGAGCAACCACGGCAAGTGGATCACCAAGACGCAGATCTTCAACGCGGTCTATGGCATCTTCGAGTCGACCTTCGACGAGAGCGTGATCGAGAGCCACGTCAGCAAGCTGCGCAAGAAGCTCCGCGACCGCCTCGGCTTCGACGCGATCGTGGCCCGGCGCTACGTCGGGTATCGCCTCAACATCCCGGCCGGCGAGACGATCGACGTACCGATGCAGGAGCTCGACGAGGTCGGCATCCTCCTGAACAGGGCGCACGCCGCCCCGGCAGCGTATTCGGCAGGTAACTAG
- a CDS encoding FadR/GntR family transcriptional regulator: protein MPLEAVEARRLYRQVADQLRSLIDSGEYAVGSRLPTERELAEQLKVSRPTVREALIALEVEGRLRIRVGSGIYVIEPAAIAAPAPASVIEGPFELLRAREFLESAIAEQAARVATKDDIARIDASLVAMENVEHPGEASMVHDRAFHVAIAGSLGNAVLVRVVGELFDQRLNPYFAQLAHYFESPGTWRTALDEHRAVRDAIVAHDPDAARDAMRVHLARSQERFAQNFGAENAAGSSSGRGSTVRPASKPSKPKHAPKKRAASSHPRRR, encoded by the coding sequence GTGCCGCTGGAGGCTGTGGAGGCGAGACGGCTCTATCGCCAGGTCGCCGATCAATTGCGAAGCCTGATCGACAGCGGCGAGTACGCGGTCGGCAGCCGCTTGCCGACCGAGCGCGAGCTCGCCGAGCAGCTCAAGGTGTCGCGGCCGACGGTGCGCGAAGCCCTGATCGCGCTCGAGGTCGAAGGCCGCCTCCGCATCCGCGTCGGGTCCGGCATCTACGTGATCGAGCCCGCTGCCATTGCGGCACCGGCACCCGCTTCCGTCATCGAAGGCCCGTTCGAGCTGCTGCGCGCCCGCGAATTCCTGGAAAGCGCCATCGCCGAACAGGCCGCGCGCGTGGCAACCAAGGACGATATCGCCCGCATCGATGCGTCCCTTGTCGCGATGGAGAATGTCGAGCATCCCGGCGAAGCCTCCATGGTCCACGACCGCGCGTTTCACGTCGCAATCGCCGGCAGCCTTGGCAACGCCGTCCTGGTGCGCGTGGTCGGCGAGCTGTTCGACCAGCGCCTCAATCCCTATTTCGCGCAGCTTGCGCATTATTTCGAGAGCCCGGGCACGTGGCGCACGGCGCTCGACGAGCATCGCGCGGTGCGCGACGCGATCGTGGCGCATGATCCGGACGCCGCGCGCGATGCCATGCGCGTTCATCTGGCGCGCTCCCAGGAACGCTTTGCGCAGAATTTTGGCGCCGAGAACGCGGCGGGATCGTCGTCCGGACGCGGCAGCACGGTGCGACCTGCGTCAAAACCGTCAAAACCAAAACATGCGCCGAAGAAGCGGGCTGCGAGCAGCCACCCGCGGCGGCGATGA
- a CDS encoding mannitol dehydrogenase family protein, whose product MRLNSTRLGRANLDRLPPRIRRPAYDRSRVTPGIVHLGLGAFHRAHQAVVIDDCLAAGSASWGIVGASLRSPDTRDALAPQDHLYTVAIRSAEGTEHRVIGALLDSVVARENPSRLVGRMGDPAIRIVSLTVTEKGYCHTPQTGDLDERHPDIVHDLNNCDAPRSAPGFIVAALARRRAQGLPPFTVLCCDNLAANGHTVQRIVTQFAALRSKELGKWIADAVAFPSTMVDRIVPETTDADREAVSSALGMRDAWPVMTEPFTQWVVEDRFTAGRPDLAAAGVELVSDVKPFELMKLRLLNASHSALAYLGYLSGYETIADTMQDPHFARLAAQVMEEAAVTLTMPSGTDLAAYRASLLERFANPALHHRTWQIAMDGSQKLPQRLLGAMQDRLRKDLPIATHALAVAGWMRYVTGLDEQGRVIDVRDPLAGEFAALAREAGPVAERLAPALLAVAKVFGPLGAEPRLREAVTAALGRLYKDGARRAVATHVSA is encoded by the coding sequence ATGCGCCTTAATTCGACGCGCCTTGGCCGCGCCAATCTCGACCGGCTGCCACCTCGCATCCGCCGCCCGGCCTATGACCGCTCGCGCGTCACGCCCGGAATCGTGCATCTTGGTCTCGGCGCATTTCATCGCGCGCATCAGGCCGTCGTCATCGACGATTGCCTTGCGGCAGGCAGCGCGTCTTGGGGCATCGTCGGCGCGAGCCTGCGCAGCCCGGATACGCGCGATGCCCTCGCCCCACAGGACCACCTCTACACCGTTGCCATACGGTCGGCCGAAGGCACCGAGCACCGCGTCATCGGCGCGCTGCTCGACAGTGTCGTCGCGCGCGAAAATCCTTCGCGGCTGGTCGGGCGGATGGGCGATCCCGCCATTCGCATCGTCTCCCTGACCGTCACCGAGAAGGGCTATTGCCACACACCGCAGACCGGCGATCTCGACGAGCGGCATCCCGATATCGTGCACGATCTCAACAATTGCGACGCACCGCGCTCGGCGCCCGGCTTCATCGTGGCAGCGCTGGCGCGCCGCCGCGCACAGGGCCTTCCGCCCTTCACTGTGCTGTGCTGCGACAACCTCGCCGCCAACGGCCATACCGTGCAGCGGATCGTGACGCAGTTCGCCGCGCTGCGGTCGAAGGAGCTCGGCAAGTGGATCGCGGATGCGGTCGCCTTCCCCTCGACCATGGTCGACCGCATCGTGCCGGAAACCACGGATGCCGACCGGGAAGCGGTGTCATCCGCGCTGGGCATGCGCGATGCATGGCCCGTGATGACCGAGCCGTTCACGCAATGGGTGGTCGAGGACCGCTTCACGGCGGGCCGGCCCGATCTCGCCGCCGCAGGCGTCGAGCTCGTCAGCGACGTCAAGCCGTTCGAGCTGATGAAGCTGCGGCTGCTCAATGCCAGCCATTCGGCGCTCGCCTATCTCGGCTATCTCTCAGGCTACGAGACCATCGCCGACACCATGCAGGACCCGCATTTCGCGCGCCTCGCCGCGCAGGTGATGGAAGAAGCCGCGGTGACGCTAACAATGCCTTCAGGTACCGACCTTGCCGCCTATCGCGCCTCGCTGCTCGAGCGCTTCGCCAATCCTGCACTACACCACCGCACCTGGCAGATCGCAATGGACGGCTCGCAGAAGCTGCCGCAGCGCCTGCTCGGCGCGATGCAGGATCGCCTGCGCAAGGATTTGCCGATCGCAACCCATGCGCTCGCGGTGGCCGGCTGGATGCGCTACGTCACCGGCCTCGACGAGCAGGGCCGCGTCATCGACGTGCGCGATCCGCTCGCCGGCGAATTCGCCGCATTGGCGCGCGAGGCAGGTCCCGTCGCCGAACGGCTTGCGCCCGCATTGCTTGCCGTCGCAAAGGTGTTCGGACCCCTTGGCGCCGAGCCGCGCCTGCGCGAGGCGGTGACCGCGGCGCTCGGCCGTCTCTACAAGGATGGCGCACGGCGGGCAGTGGCAACGCACGTCTCGGCGTGA
- a CDS encoding TRAP transporter small permease, with product MSTAEIHRQITADEIAHTFEEEATPEVDLGIYAFEDWVALAIFWVMALAVFLQFFTRYVLNDSYAWTEEIATYCLIGVVFIGAAMCVRLSRHIQVDLVYRYLPRPVGRALSTVIDLIRITFFGYATKLVWVYIQIIGDEQMTTINFPKNYVYYAVLLGFVLMFLRSVQAALQHWRQGYSVLERPGAYDGSEI from the coding sequence ATGTCGACCGCCGAAATACACCGGCAGATCACCGCGGACGAGATCGCCCACACCTTCGAGGAGGAGGCGACGCCGGAGGTCGATCTCGGCATCTACGCGTTCGAGGATTGGGTGGCGCTGGCGATCTTCTGGGTGATGGCGCTCGCCGTCTTCCTCCAGTTCTTCACCCGCTACGTGCTCAACGACAGCTACGCCTGGACCGAGGAGATCGCGACCTATTGCCTGATCGGCGTGGTCTTCATCGGCGCCGCGATGTGCGTGCGGCTGTCGCGGCACATCCAGGTCGATCTCGTCTATCGCTATCTGCCGCGGCCCGTGGGCCGTGCGCTGTCGACGGTGATCGACCTGATCCGGATCACCTTCTTCGGCTACGCCACCAAGCTGGTCTGGGTCTACATCCAGATCATCGGCGACGAGCAGATGACCACGATCAACTTCCCCAAGAACTATGTCTATTACGCCGTGCTGCTCGGTTTCGTGCTGATGTTCCTTCGCTCGGTGCAGGCGGCGCTGCAACACTGGCGGCAGGGTTATTCGGTCCTCGAACGTCCCGGTGCCTACGACGGATCGGAGATATAA
- a CDS encoding flagellar biosynthesis protein FlgN, with translation MQAQQGAAALVMEQPVADIEATTETAAGDALLPVLRPGPGGDAAIERTDAASSDEMRGLLAAIRRLESIVEEETAALAAGKKIDFDDFSARKSRSMLEFVRLMRARMHLGGEIEITEEIQRLREKLERNRSVLEMHYDAVREVATVIVKAIKDAESDGTYTGRATQDGK, from the coding sequence ATGCAGGCACAACAAGGCGCGGCGGCCCTGGTGATGGAACAGCCGGTAGCGGACATCGAGGCGACGACGGAAACAGCAGCAGGCGATGCACTGCTGCCCGTGCTCCGGCCAGGCCCCGGCGGGGACGCGGCGATCGAGCGCACCGACGCGGCGAGTTCGGACGAGATGCGCGGCCTGCTGGCGGCGATCCGCCGGCTCGAAAGCATCGTCGAGGAGGAGACGGCTGCGCTCGCGGCCGGAAAGAAGATCGATTTCGACGATTTCAGCGCCCGCAAGAGCCGGAGCATGCTCGAATTCGTCCGCCTGATGCGGGCACGGATGCATCTCGGCGGCGAGATCGAGATCACCGAGGAGATCCAGCGGTTGCGCGAGAAGCTGGAGCGGAATCGCTCCGTCCTCGAAATGCATTACGACGCGGTGCGCGAGGTCGCGACCGTCATCGTCAAGGCGATCAAGGATGCCGAGTCGGACGGCACCTATACCGGTCGCGCAACACAGGATGGAAAATGA
- a CDS encoding rod-binding protein has product MIVTATPDLVLDVLEAADPVAQRAATAKLDALKSSDADFAATMEAEVGKAKAAAADQSATKISEAQSGAVNGAPVQVIKAPASGEVYRKFEAFILQTFVETMLPKESEEVFGKGTAGGVWKSMLAEQLGSQLAKGKGIGIARQLAAAHPAGPDVTGKAG; this is encoded by the coding sequence ATGATCGTGACAGCGACACCCGACCTCGTTCTCGACGTCCTCGAAGCCGCCGACCCCGTGGCGCAGCGCGCGGCCACCGCGAAGCTCGATGCGCTGAAATCATCGGACGCCGATTTCGCCGCCACGATGGAGGCGGAGGTCGGCAAGGCCAAGGCTGCTGCTGCCGATCAATCCGCGACGAAGATTTCCGAAGCACAGTCGGGCGCAGTGAACGGCGCTCCGGTGCAGGTGATCAAGGCGCCGGCCTCCGGCGAGGTGTACCGGAAGTTCGAGGCCTTCATCCTCCAGACCTTCGTCGAGACGATGTTGCCGAAGGAGTCGGAGGAGGTCTTCGGCAAGGGCACGGCCGGCGGCGTTTGGAAGTCGATGCTGGCGGAGCAGCTCGGTAGCCAGCTGGCCAAGGGCAAGGGCATTGGCATCGCCAGGCAGCTCGCCGCCGCGCATCCGGCAGGACCGGACGTTACGGGGAAGGCCGGATGA
- the fliR gene encoding flagellar biosynthesis protein FliR, with protein sequence MISGLADSVLATFIVFCRIGACLMLVPGYSSINVPAQVRLFVALVTTFALAPILIAVLKPLTDNAAPVTLALLICSELVVGSVIGLGGRVFFLALQTMATVMASAIGLSNIPGTPVGDTDPAPALVPLIMAAVTTLFFMTDQHWQVLRGLMNSYDVWHPGNRLGGSMALDQLVGRLSEAFVLTLRITSPFIVYSVIVNLAVGLINKLTPAIPVYFISVPFVLFGGFLLLYLTSDELLTQFMLGVSSWLAE encoded by the coding sequence GTGATCAGCGGCCTCGCCGACAGCGTGCTGGCGACGTTCATCGTGTTCTGCCGCATCGGCGCCTGCCTGATGCTGGTGCCCGGCTATTCCAGCATCAACGTTCCGGCCCAGGTCCGCCTGTTCGTCGCGCTTGTCACGACGTTCGCGCTGGCGCCGATCCTGATCGCGGTCCTGAAGCCGCTCACGGACAACGCGGCGCCGGTGACGCTCGCGCTCCTGATCTGCTCCGAGCTCGTGGTCGGCAGCGTCATCGGTCTCGGCGGGCGTGTGTTCTTCCTCGCGCTCCAGACCATGGCGACCGTGATGGCGAGCGCGATCGGACTGAGCAACATCCCGGGCACGCCGGTCGGCGATACCGATCCGGCGCCGGCCCTGGTGCCGCTGATCATGGCGGCCGTCACTACGCTGTTCTTCATGACCGACCAGCATTGGCAGGTGCTGCGCGGGCTGATGAACTCCTACGACGTCTGGCATCCCGGGAACAGGCTCGGCGGCAGCATGGCGCTCGACCAGCTCGTCGGCCGCCTCTCGGAAGCGTTCGTGCTGACGCTGCGCATCACCAGCCCCTTCATCGTCTATTCGGTCATCGTCAACCTGGCGGTCGGCCTGATCAACAAGCTGACGCCGGCCATACCGGTCTATTTCATCTCGGTGCCCTTCGTGCTGTTCGGCGGCTTCCTGCTGCTCTATCTCACCAGCGACGAGCTGCTGACGCAGTTCATGCTCGGCGTCTCGTCATGGCTGGCGGAGTGA